The stretch of DNA TCGAGGTCGAGGACGCACCGTTCATCGCGGTCGAGATGAAGGCCGAGGGCATCGGTCGCGAGTCGAAGCTCGCCTTCCGGCTCAACACCGGCGACCTGGTCACGGCAGGCCCCGAGCATCCCTTGCGCTTCGTCGAGGATATCGATGGTCCGCGCCCCTATCTCGCCGTGCGAGGCGGGATGGAGGCGCTCGTCGTCCGCTCGGTCTATTACGAACTTGCCGAGCGCGCGATCGCCGACGACGCGACGCCGGCTGGGCTGTGGAGCGACGGCGCGTTCTTCTCGCTGGAGCCCGCTGCATGAGCCTGACGGAACGGCTGACCGCGGCGCTGGCGAAGGGCGCCGGGTCGCACATGATCCTGCTGACCGGCGACCAGCATGACGGCGATCTCACCGCCGCCGACACGCTGCTGCCCGCCGCGGTCCTGATCGCAGTGACCGACCGCGCCAATCCCGGCGTGATCCTGACCCAGCGGACCGATACGATGAGCCGCCATCCCGGCCAAATCGCGTTCCCCGGCGGCCGGATCGATCCCGGCGAGGACATCGTCACGGCCGCCCTTCGCGAGGCCGAGGAGGAGATCGCACTGCCGCGCGATCAGGTTCGGGTGATCGGCGAGGCCGACAGCTACCGTACCGTCACCGGGTTCCAGGTGACGCCGGTGATCGGTATCATCCCCCCGGACCTGGTCTTTACGCCTAGCGAAGCCGAAGTCGCCAGCGTCTTCGAGGTCCCGCTCGCATTCCTGCTCGACGACGCGAACCATGTCGAGGCGACGCTCGAATGGCAGGGCCACGACCGGCATTATTACGAGATCATGTGGAACGAGCGCCGCATCTGGGGCGCGACCGCCGCGATGATCGTCAACCTCGCGCGTCGCCTGAGATGGTCTTGATACTCCCCGGCGCATCGTGGCGCGACCGCGAGGGCCTCGACGCACTGACCAAGGTGCTCGGCGCAGGTGGCGCAGGTGGCGACGGCGAATCGCGCTTCGTCGGCGGCGCGGTACGCGATACGTTGCTCGGGATCGACGTCGCCGATGTCGACATCGCCACCCGCCTGCCCCCGCAGGAGGTGATCGAACGTCTGCAGGACGCCCGGATCAAGGCGGTTCCGACCGGCCTCGCGCACGGCACCATCACAGCCGTCACCGCCGCGGGTCCGATCGAGGTGACGACCCTGCGTCGCGACGTCTCGACCGACGGTCGTCACGCGATCATCGCCTATACCGACGACTGGCGCGAGGACGCGGCACGACGCGACTTCACGATGAACGCACTCTATGCCGATCCGGCAACGGGCGAGATCTTCGACTATTTCGGTGGCCTCGACGATCTCGCGGCACGGCGCGTCCGCTTCATCGGCGACCCGTTGCAGCGGATTGCCGAGGATCATCTGCGGATTCTCCGCTTCTTCCGCTTCCACGCACGGTTCGGCACGACGATCGACGCGGCAGGCCTCGACGCGTGTACCGCGCGTGCCAACGACCTGATGGCGCTTTCCCGCGAACGCATCGCTAGCGAAGTGCTCAAGCTGCTGGTCGCCGCCAACGCGGTCCCGGTCGTGGCACTGATGGTCGAGCGCGGCATCTTCCGCGCGGTGCTGCCCGAGATCGACGCTGCGGGAGCCGCGCGTCTTGGCCTCCTGGCCGAACGCGAGACGGACGCCGGTATCGCGCCGGACCCGATCCGTCGGCTTGCCATGGCGATCGCGCCTGCTGCGGCCGAAGCGGTCGGCGCGCGACTGAAGCTATCCAATCTCGACCGCAAACGTCTGATTGCCGCCACCGCCGGCCCCGGTGAAGAAGGTCCGCGCGCACTGGCCTATCGCGTCGGCGTGCCCGGAGCGATCGACCGCCTGTTCATCGCGGGCGCGGACGTATCTGCCATCAAGGACTGGACGCCGCCCGCGTTTCCGTTCTCCGGGGGGGCGCTGGTCGAACGCGGACTTCGCAAAGGTCCGGATGTCGCGGCAATGCTGCGCCGGGTCGAGACGCAGTGGATCAAGGAGGGGTTTCCCGACGCGGGACGCGTGGCAGCCATCGCCGACGCACTGGTGGCCGCCGTCTCCGCCTAGTTCGGTGTAACGCCGGGCTGGATCATCGCATACGCCGCATCCGCCTCAAGCGGCCGCGCGTAGAAATACCCCTGCCCATACGTACAACCCAAAGCCGCCAGGGTCTGCGCGAGCTCGTTCGTTTCGATCCCCTCGGCCGTCGTCCGCATCCCGAGCGCCTGCGCCAGGCTCAGGATCGCCCGGACGATCGACACCTTGTCGCGGTCCGCCAGCATCCCGGTCACGAAGCTGCGATCGATCTTGAGGATGTCGATCGGCAGCTTCTGGAGGGAGGCCAGATTCGAATAGCCGGTGCCGAAGTCGTCCATGGCCAGGTTCGTGCCAAGCGCCTTCAGCGCGTGCATCGTAACCGCTATCCGGTCGGGGTCCGACACGATCGCGCTTTCGGTGAGCTCGAGCGTGAAACGGTTTCCGGCCAGCCCCGTCGAGTCGAGCGCGGCCTGTAGCACCGGCGCGATCGCATCGCGCTGCAGCTGGATCGCCGAGAGGTTCACCGCCAGCCTCACGCCGCATGGCCCGCCACTCGCGGCATCCCAGCGCGCCAGCGTGTGCGCCGCCTCCTCGATCGCCCATCGACCCAGGGGCACGATCAGTCCCGACTCCTCGGCAACGGCGATGAATTCGGTCGGCGAATGTTCATGCCCGTCCTGGTCGGTCCAGCGCGCCAAGGCCTCGAACGAGACGATCCGACCAGTCGCGAGATCGCAGATCGGTTGATACGCCAGCCGCAGGTCGCGGTGCTCGATCGCGCGTCGCAGCGCGGTCTCCATGCCGAATTGGGCGCGAGCGATCGCGAAATCCTGGACCTGGTAGAATTCGGCGCGACCGCTGACCTTCGCACGCTTGACCGCGAACTGCGCGTGGCGGACGAGCTCGACGCTGTCGCCGGACTCGTCCGCGCCAAAGGCGATGCCGACCGAGCACTCGACGCTGATCTCGTAATCGGTCAACCGGAACGGCGTCGTCAGCGTCCGGTGGATCCGATCGGCCAGCCCCTGCGCCTCCTCCCGATCATTATCGATCGACATCAGGATACCGAATTGATCGCCACCGATCCGCGCCAGCGTGTCCCGCCCGCGCAGCGCACCCTTGATCCGACGCGCGACGGTGATGAGCAGTTCGTCGCCCGCCAGCGAGCCCAGGCACGAATTGAGCCGGCCGAACCGATCGAGATCGATCGCCAGCACCGCGCTCGCCGCATGATCCTCGATCTCCTCGATCAGGTCTGCAAACCCGTCGCGGTTCAGCAGACCCGTCAGGCTGTCGGTCGTCATCTCGCGGCGCAGACTGCGCTCGGTCTGCACCTGCGAGGTCAGGTCGATGAAGCTCACCGTACACCGATCGCGAAACCCGGGATCCGATCGCGCGATCGTGACGCGATAGTGTCGACAGTCGATCTCGTCGCCCATGACCCAGTCGAAATCGGACCGCGTTTGCTGCGACGCAAGAAACGCGCGGATCTGATCGCCGAGTTCGACGATCATCGGCGAGCGCTCGGCAACGACGCCGAACCCCGCCAGACGATAGGCACGGTTCATGGCCAACAGCTCGAACTGCCCGGCGTTCAACACGACGTGGACGGCGGGGATCGGCACGAGTTCGAGCCCGCGCGCAACCATATCGCTCGTCACGATCGGCCTTGCAGTCTCTTCGAGGGCGGGCAATGGCATCCCCCCCGGTACCGCGCGTTCGTTAAGAGGCTCTGAAGGACCCTTTATGGGGTCTTTCTCATCCATTATCCGAACCGATTGTCGCGCGGGAAGCCGGTCGGCGGCATCCGGCCCGCAGCACCGCGCGCCGCGCGCCATGGCCCCAGGTCCGATTCGGTCCGGGTCCGCCCGGTACCCCCGCCCATCGCCCAACTCAACCCGTCCGCGAACACGAACGTGATCGCATCCGCCAGCCCGCCATCCCTGTAGCGCTGCAACTGCAGCCCCTGCCCGCGCGTCATCTCGACCAGCTCGGCCAGCGGAAACACGAGCATCTTGCGGTTGTCGCCGATCGCCGCGACGTAATCGTCGTTGGGGCCGATCGGGCGGACGATCTTCAGCTGCGCTCCCGGCCGCGGGGTCATCACGGTCTTGCCCTTGCGCGTCTCGGCGATCACTTCGGCGCTGCTCACCGAGAAGCCACGGCCGTCGGTCGCCACCACCAGCAGTTTCGGATGCCGGCTCGCGGGCAGTAGCGCGACGATGCCGACGCTGCCGTCGAGGTCGATCATCGCGCGCACCGGCTCGCCGAAGCCGCGCCCGCCCGGCAGCTTGTCCGCCGCCAGCGTGTAGAACCGCCCGTTTTCGGCCGCGAGCAACAGCTTGTCGGTCGTCTGCGCATGGAACGCGAAGGCAGGGCCATCGCCTTCCTTGAACTTCAACGCCTCCAGGCTCGCCAGGTCGTTGTGCCCCTTCATCGCCCGGATCCAGCCGCGCTGCGACAGGATCACGGTGATCGGCTCGCGCTCGATCATCGCTTCCAACGGGATGTCGCGCGTCGGCGCATGTTCCTCGATCGTCGTCCGGCGCTTGCCGAGCACCGTCTCCAGCCCATAGCGATCGCGGATCTTGGCCATGTCGCGCTTCATCCGCGCGCGCTGCTTCTTCGGGTCGGCCAGCAGCGCGGCGAGCGTCGCCTGCTCCTTGTCGAGCTTGTCGCGCTCGGTCTTGATCTCGAACTCTTCGAGCCGCCGCAGGCTGCGCAGCCGCATGTTCAGGATCGCCTCGGCCTGGCGATCGGTCAGCGCGAACTCGGCGATCATCACCTTCTTAGGCTCATCCTCGGTGCGGATGATCTCGATCACGCGGTCGAGGTTCAGATACGCGATCAGATAGCCGTCGAGCAGTTCGACCCGGTCGGCGATCTTGGCGAGCCGATGCTCGGTCCGCCGGCGCAGCACCACGAACTGGTGATCGACCCACGCCGCCAGCGCTTCGCGCAGGGACATCACGCGCGGCGTGCGATCCTTGTCGAGCACGTTGAGGTTGAGGCTCACCCGCGTTTCGAGGTCGGTCAGCCGGAACAGCCCGTCCATCAGGATCTGCGGATCGACCGTGCGGCTGCGCGGCTCGAGCACGATACGGATCTCGGTATCCGATTCGTCGCGCACATCGGCAAGGATCGGCAGCCGCTTGGCGTTGATTAGATCGGCGATCTGCTCGATCAGCTTGCCCTTCTGCACGCCGTACGGGATTTCGGTGACGATCAACTGCCAGCCGCCGCCCTTTTCGCGCTCGGTCTCCCAGCGCGCTCGTACGCGAAAGCCACCGCGCCCGGTCGCATAGGATTCGCGGATCACCGCGGGCGGATCGACGACCAGACCACCGGTCGGGAAGTCGGGGCCCTTCACATGCTCCAGGATCGCCGCATCGTCCGCGTCGGGCGTATCGATCAACACGATCGCCGCCTCAA from Sphingomonas sp. HMP9 encodes:
- a CDS encoding DUF1285 domain-containing protein; the protein is MPMDSIPDIASLSLAEIAKLVEEAKLPPVEKWNPTHCGDSEMRIARDGTWYHQGSPIGRPAMVRLFSTILRREPDGSHVLVTPVEKLDIEVEDAPFIAVEMKAEGIGRESKLAFRLNTGDLVTAGPEHPLRFVEDIDGPRPYLAVRGGMEALVVRSVYYELAERAIADDATPAGLWSDGAFFSLEPAA
- a CDS encoding CoA pyrophosphatase, with amino-acid sequence MSLTERLTAALAKGAGSHMILLTGDQHDGDLTAADTLLPAAVLIAVTDRANPGVILTQRTDTMSRHPGQIAFPGGRIDPGEDIVTAALREAEEEIALPRDQVRVIGEADSYRTVTGFQVTPVIGIIPPDLVFTPSEAEVASVFEVPLAFLLDDANHVEATLEWQGHDRHYYEIMWNERRIWGATAAMIVNLARRLRWS
- a CDS encoding CCA tRNA nucleotidyltransferase, translating into MVLILPGASWRDREGLDALTKVLGAGGAGGDGESRFVGGAVRDTLLGIDVADVDIATRLPPQEVIERLQDARIKAVPTGLAHGTITAVTAAGPIEVTTLRRDVSTDGRHAIIAYTDDWREDAARRDFTMNALYADPATGEIFDYFGGLDDLAARRVRFIGDPLQRIAEDHLRILRFFRFHARFGTTIDAAGLDACTARANDLMALSRERIASEVLKLLVAANAVPVVALMVERGIFRAVLPEIDAAGAARLGLLAERETDAGIAPDPIRRLAMAIAPAAAEAVGARLKLSNLDRKRLIAATAGPGEEGPRALAYRVGVPGAIDRLFIAGADVSAIKDWTPPAFPFSGGALVERGLRKGPDVAAMLRRVETQWIKEGFPDAGRVAAIADALVAAVSA
- a CDS encoding putative bifunctional diguanylate cyclase/phosphodiesterase — protein: MPLPALEETARPIVTSDMVARGLELVPIPAVHVVLNAGQFELLAMNRAYRLAGFGVVAERSPMIVELGDQIRAFLASQQTRSDFDWVMGDEIDCRHYRVTIARSDPGFRDRCTVSFIDLTSQVQTERSLRREMTTDSLTGLLNRDGFADLIEEIEDHAASAVLAIDLDRFGRLNSCLGSLAGDELLITVARRIKGALRGRDTLARIGGDQFGILMSIDNDREEAQGLADRIHRTLTTPFRLTDYEISVECSVGIAFGADESGDSVELVRHAQFAVKRAKVSGRAEFYQVQDFAIARAQFGMETALRRAIEHRDLRLAYQPICDLATGRIVSFEALARWTDQDGHEHSPTEFIAVAEESGLIVPLGRWAIEEAAHTLARWDAASGGPCGVRLAVNLSAIQLQRDAIAPVLQAALDSTGLAGNRFTLELTESAIVSDPDRIAVTMHALKALGTNLAMDDFGTGYSNLASLQKLPIDILKIDRSFVTGMLADRDKVSIVRAILSLAQALGMRTTAEGIETNELAQTLAALGCTYGQGYFYARPLEADAAYAMIQPGVTPN
- the parC gene encoding DNA topoisomerase IV subunit A, producing the protein MATDFKDPFDSIVDAPFDSALSERYLVYALSTITARSLPDVRDGMKPVHRRLLWAMRLLKLDPAQGYKKCARVVGDVIGKYHPHGDQSVYDAMVRLAQSFAMRYPLVDGQGNFGNIDGDNAAAYRYTEARLTQVAIDLMDGLDEDAVAYRPTYNGEDHEPELFPGLFPNLLANGASGIAVGMATSIPPHNAAELLEAAIVLIDTPDADDAAILEHVKGPDFPTGGLVVDPPAVIRESYATGRGGFRVRARWETEREKGGGWQLIVTEIPYGVQKGKLIEQIADLINAKRLPILADVRDESDTEIRIVLEPRSRTVDPQILMDGLFRLTDLETRVSLNLNVLDKDRTPRVMSLREALAAWVDHQFVVLRRRTEHRLAKIADRVELLDGYLIAYLNLDRVIEIIRTEDEPKKVMIAEFALTDRQAEAILNMRLRSLRRLEEFEIKTERDKLDKEQATLAALLADPKKQRARMKRDMAKIRDRYGLETVLGKRRTTIEEHAPTRDIPLEAMIEREPITVILSQRGWIRAMKGHNDLASLEALKFKEGDGPAFAFHAQTTDKLLLAAENGRFYTLAADKLPGGRGFGEPVRAMIDLDGSVGIVALLPASRHPKLLVVATDGRGFSVSSAEVIAETRKGKTVMTPRPGAQLKIVRPIGPNDDYVAAIGDNRKMLVFPLAELVEMTRGQGLQLQRYRDGGLADAITFVFADGLSWAMGGGTGRTRTESDLGPWRAARGAAGRMPPTGFPRDNRFG